In Alteromonas naphthalenivorans, one DNA window encodes the following:
- a CDS encoding DUF6776 family protein yields the protein MTTDKLKQLLGDYKWSLLVAALLLIMIAFGYKLARIVDEGDSLKVAAQDKTIALLVSENNQYVTQVNQLEVALQLTELEKKSIAEQLNNVQTEQAELQQQLAFYQRIMAPETTQDGFIIEGVEVVSLPEPNQFQMRFVVLQQRQNKAVVKGKLAVTLVGEREGKEYTVTIGEPEFIQQEIEYRFKYFQAINTSFTLPDGFQPTSITLETTVYQYNAKRGDLAKTVKWEDALNSGSIIEDTQ from the coding sequence TCCTAGGTGATTACAAGTGGTCATTGCTTGTCGCTGCTTTGTTACTAATAATGATAGCGTTTGGCTACAAGTTAGCGCGAATAGTGGATGAGGGTGATAGCCTGAAGGTAGCTGCTCAAGACAAAACCATTGCGTTATTAGTCAGTGAAAATAATCAATATGTGACTCAGGTTAACCAATTGGAAGTCGCATTACAGTTAACAGAATTGGAAAAGAAATCGATTGCCGAGCAACTCAATAACGTTCAAACCGAACAGGCTGAGCTTCAGCAGCAACTCGCTTTTTACCAACGAATTATGGCACCTGAAACCACCCAAGATGGTTTTATCATTGAAGGGGTAGAGGTTGTCTCACTGCCAGAGCCTAATCAGTTTCAAATGCGTTTTGTAGTACTACAGCAGCGACAAAACAAAGCAGTAGTTAAGGGCAAACTTGCAGTCACCTTAGTAGGTGAGCGGGAAGGGAAGGAGTACACGGTTACTATTGGTGAGCCAGAGTTTATTCAGCAAGAAATTGAGTACAGGTTTAAATATTTTCAAGCCATTAATACAAGCTTTACGCTACCCGATGGCTTTCAGCCTACATCAATTACCCTTGAAACTACTGTATACCAATATAATGCAAAGCGCGGAGACTTAGCTAAAACGGTCAAGTGGGAAGACGCATTGAATAGTGGCAGTATAATAGAAGATACGCAGTAG
- a CDS encoding class II fumarate hydratase: MTNTRTESDSMGELEVPSDALYGAQTQRAINNFPLSGERMPLTFIRTLVTIKKAAALANKKLETLNAGTADAIQQACDTLLGEPELQQHFPVDVFQTGSGTSTNMNANEVIANLANQQQGKHEGEAVHPNDHVNNGQSSNDVIPTTIHASAAIELTESLIPAITKLIDIIDTKANSVSDYCKTGRTHLMDAMPVRMDQSLRAWSAQLSQQRKTIKSLQPAIQTLAQGGTAVGTGVNAHPDFAATFASTLSDLTGIAFTPADNCFALISSQDTAVTLSGAIKSLAVTLMKISNDLRWMNSGPLAGLGEVSLPALQPGSSIMPGKVNPVIPEAVAMASAQVIGNDAAITVGGQSGNFELNVMLPMIADNLLSSIKLMSNSCVLLGEQAIKEFTVNQENLEKALAKNPILVTALNPIIGYAKAAEIAKKAYKDKMPVIDVAEAMTDLPRSELESLLDPKKLTEIQR, translated from the coding sequence ATGACAAATACCCGAACAGAAAGTGACAGCATGGGCGAGCTCGAAGTTCCTAGCGACGCGTTATATGGCGCACAGACACAACGCGCAATTAATAATTTTCCATTAAGCGGTGAACGAATGCCGCTTACTTTTATTCGCACCCTAGTGACAATTAAAAAAGCCGCTGCACTTGCGAACAAAAAACTCGAAACCCTTAATGCTGGAACTGCCGACGCTATACAGCAGGCCTGTGACACATTGCTTGGTGAGCCCGAGTTACAGCAACACTTCCCGGTAGATGTATTTCAAACAGGCTCAGGCACTAGCACCAATATGAATGCCAATGAGGTCATCGCTAACTTGGCGAATCAGCAACAAGGTAAACATGAAGGGGAAGCGGTTCACCCTAACGATCATGTCAACAATGGACAAAGCTCAAACGATGTTATTCCCACTACTATTCATGCAAGTGCCGCCATTGAGCTGACAGAATCGCTTATCCCGGCCATTACGAAGCTAATCGATATCATTGATACCAAAGCGAACTCAGTGTCTGATTATTGCAAAACCGGCCGCACACACTTAATGGATGCTATGCCGGTTAGGATGGATCAAAGTTTACGTGCTTGGTCTGCGCAGCTTAGTCAGCAACGTAAGACAATAAAATCGCTTCAACCCGCCATTCAAACGTTAGCGCAGGGTGGAACGGCAGTTGGCACAGGAGTAAACGCACACCCTGACTTTGCTGCCACTTTTGCAAGTACTCTATCTGACCTTACAGGTATAGCATTTACCCCTGCTGATAACTGCTTTGCGTTAATTAGCTCGCAAGATACAGCGGTAACTTTATCAGGCGCGATAAAATCCCTCGCCGTTACCTTAATGAAAATTTCAAATGACTTACGTTGGATGAACTCAGGGCCCCTTGCTGGTTTAGGTGAAGTATCGTTACCGGCATTGCAACCAGGATCATCTATTATGCCTGGCAAAGTGAACCCCGTAATACCCGAAGCGGTAGCGATGGCATCTGCACAAGTGATAGGAAACGATGCAGCCATAACGGTGGGCGGGCAGTCGGGCAATTTCGAGCTTAACGTTATGTTGCCTATGATTGCCGATAATTTGCTGTCGAGCATCAAGTTAATGTCGAATAGCTGTGTGCTTTTGGGCGAGCAGGCCATTAAAGAGTTTACGGTTAACCAAGAGAACCTTGAGAAAGCATTGGCGAAAAACCCTATTTTAGTGACTGCGCTTAACCCTATCATTGGTTATGCGAAAGCCGCAGAAATAGCGAAAAAAGCTTACAAAGATAAAATGCCCGTTATCGATGTTGCAGAAGCGATGACCGACTTGCCAAGGTCTGAGCTGGAATCGTTATTAGACCCTAAAAAACTGACTGAAATTCAGCGCTAA
- the minC gene encoding septum site-determining protein MinC, with the protein MTDTCFRMKGTTLTSIVLEVIDFEPDTFESQLAEKVNSAPQFFTRSSLILHLVKSLTATEFELLVALCRRFKLQPMAVRGEVGPLRSIINDLGLADVSQSKFTESSLKTTKSESTTSKEQAANEPAASTPVSSPVPTPAAIKPVKVISRPVRSGQQVYAEGGDLVITAAVSEGAEVLADGNIHVYGTLRGRALAGVKGNVHARVFCQSLDAELISIAGQFIMHETVKASCWKQPAQIYLEEDTLHIEPIA; encoded by the coding sequence ATGACAGATACATGCTTTCGCATGAAGGGCACTACACTAACCAGTATCGTGTTAGAAGTGATCGATTTTGAGCCAGATACCTTTGAATCTCAGCTTGCTGAAAAGGTAAATAGTGCACCCCAGTTTTTCACTCGTTCATCGCTAATATTGCATTTAGTCAAATCACTCACTGCCACCGAATTCGAGTTGCTTGTTGCGTTATGTCGACGCTTTAAGCTTCAGCCTATGGCGGTTCGCGGTGAAGTTGGGCCACTTAGAAGTATCATCAACGATTTGGGGTTAGCGGATGTTAGCCAAAGTAAATTCACCGAAAGCTCGTTGAAAACAACAAAATCAGAAAGTACCACGTCTAAAGAGCAGGCCGCGAATGAGCCAGCAGCATCCACACCAGTATCTTCGCCAGTACCCACACCAGCAGCCATTAAACCGGTAAAAGTCATTAGCCGCCCAGTACGCTCTGGGCAGCAAGTCTATGCCGAAGGTGGTGATTTGGTGATTACCGCAGCGGTGAGCGAAGGGGCAGAAGTACTAGCAGATGGAAATATTCATGTTTACGGCACACTTAGAGGCCGAGCTCTGGCGGGCGTAAAAGGTAACGTGCATGCCCGCGTTTTTTGTCAGTCGTTAGATGCAGAACTTATCTCAATTGCTGGGCAATTCATTATGCATGAAACCGTAAAAGCATCATGCTGGAAACAGCCCGCACAAATCTATTTAGAAGAGGACACGTTACACATTGAGCCTATCGCCTAA
- the minD gene encoding septum site-determining protein MinD, protein MAKIIVVTSGKGGVGKTTSSAAISTGLALAGHKTVVIDFDVGLRNLDLIMGCERRVVYDFVNVINKEATLKQALIKDKRTDNLFILPASQTRDKDALTIDGVQAVLNELKEDFDFIICDSPAGIEQGAQMALYFADEAIVVTNPEVSSVRDSDRILGILQSKSLRAEQGKPVKEHLLLTRYNPQRVESAEMLSVADVEEILAIPLLGVIPESEAVLKASNQGQPVILDLEANAGQAYSDAVRRLLGETIEHRFLEAEKKGFFKRLLGGK, encoded by the coding sequence ATGGCAAAGATTATCGTAGTAACATCGGGTAAAGGTGGGGTTGGTAAAACGACTTCAAGTGCGGCTATCAGTACAGGTTTAGCCTTAGCGGGTCATAAAACCGTCGTGATAGATTTTGATGTGGGCTTGCGTAACCTCGATTTGATCATGGGCTGTGAACGCCGTGTGGTCTACGACTTCGTTAACGTGATAAATAAAGAAGCCACGCTGAAACAAGCGCTAATTAAAGATAAGCGTACCGACAACTTGTTTATTCTGCCAGCATCACAAACACGTGATAAAGACGCGCTTACCATCGATGGGGTTCAAGCGGTTCTTAACGAGTTGAAAGAAGATTTCGATTTTATTATCTGTGATTCACCAGCAGGTATAGAACAAGGCGCTCAAATGGCATTGTATTTTGCCGATGAAGCTATCGTTGTGACCAACCCTGAAGTCTCTTCGGTACGTGATTCAGATCGTATTTTAGGTATTTTGCAAAGTAAGTCTTTGCGCGCTGAACAAGGAAAGCCGGTAAAAGAGCATTTACTGCTTACCCGCTACAATCCTCAGCGAGTTGAAAGTGCAGAAATGCTTAGTGTTGCTGATGTTGAAGAAATATTAGCGATACCACTATTGGGCGTTATTCCTGAATCGGAAGCCGTACTTAAAGCTTCTAACCAAGGTCAGCCGGTTATTCTAGACTTAGAAGCCAATGCTGGTCAGGCATATTCAGACGCCGTTCGCCGCTTATTAGGCGAAACCATTGAACATAGATTTCTAGAAGCAGAGAAAAAAGGGTTCTTTAAGCGCCTGCTAGGAGGCAAGTAA
- the minE gene encoding cell division topological specificity factor MinE gives MSIFDYLLKKKEKPRTAAVAKERLQIIVAHERRKRTEPDYLPMMQQEIIQVIRKYVSIADDQVSVQLESSDDCSVLELNVTLPES, from the coding sequence ATGAGTATTTTCGATTACCTACTCAAGAAAAAGGAAAAGCCGCGCACTGCGGCGGTGGCCAAAGAGCGGTTACAAATCATTGTAGCTCACGAAAGACGTAAACGTACCGAGCCTGATTATCTGCCAATGATGCAGCAAGAAATTATTCAGGTAATACGCAAATATGTGAGTATTGCAGACGACCAAGTGTCGGTACAGTTGGAAAGCAGTGACGATTGCAGCGTGCTAGAGCTAAACGTTACTTTGCCTGAAAGCTAG
- a CDS encoding polyphosphate kinase 2 family protein: MARSVSSISLLERKLTLPEGDDAPFIDSRKHYKNTLKSWQKKLLHVQQAYYHQGRRAIIVFEGWDASGKGGAIRRITEKLDPRGFRVHSFAKPTPEEQGRHYLYRFQTRLPVPGRIAIFDRSYYGRVMVERIEGFTPTPAWERAYQEINEFERLLIDDGVTIIKLFMHISAAEQLERFEERLNNPYKRWKLTEEDIRNRGRRDDYINAIEEMFDKTDTQMAPWHVIEAEHKWFARISVLKTIVEALSDGVVVEPPPIDPTVVHLAKQQLGITLEKSE, from the coding sequence ATGGCGCGTTCAGTATCTTCTATTTCTCTTCTTGAGCGCAAACTTACATTGCCTGAAGGCGATGATGCGCCTTTTATTGATAGTCGCAAGCATTACAAAAACACATTGAAAAGCTGGCAGAAAAAACTGCTACATGTACAGCAGGCTTATTATCACCAAGGCCGACGCGCCATCATCGTGTTTGAAGGGTGGGATGCCTCAGGTAAAGGCGGCGCTATTAGGAGGATAACCGAAAAACTTGACCCTCGCGGGTTTCGCGTTCACTCGTTCGCCAAACCCACACCTGAGGAACAAGGTCGCCACTACCTCTATCGGTTTCAAACACGGCTACCTGTACCGGGAAGAATAGCCATTTTTGACCGCTCTTACTATGGCCGTGTGATGGTAGAACGCATTGAAGGTTTTACACCTACACCCGCATGGGAAAGAGCTTATCAAGAAATTAATGAGTTTGAACGACTCTTAATTGATGACGGCGTAACAATTATAAAACTCTTTATGCATATTTCAGCAGCCGAGCAATTAGAGCGCTTTGAAGAACGCTTAAATAACCCTTACAAACGCTGGAAGCTAACCGAAGAAGATATACGAAATCGTGGCCGACGGGACGATTACATTAATGCCATAGAAGAAATGTTTGATAAAACCGATACTCAAATGGCACCCTGGCATGTGATAGAGGCCGAGCATAAATGGTTTGCACGTATTAGCGTGCTAAAAACGATTGTTGAGGCACTCAGTGATGGCGTAGTTGTAGAACCACCGCCAATCGACCCTACCGTGGTGCATTTAGCAAAGCAGCAACTTGGTATTACTTTAGAGAAAAGCGAATAA
- the erpA gene encoding iron-sulfur cluster insertion protein ErpA yields the protein MSVEMALPIEFSDAAATKVKALITEEENPALKLRVYVTGGGCSGFQYGFTFDEKVNDGDMTIDKDDVTLVVDPMSLQYLVGGVVDYVEGLEGSRFLVQNPNATTTCGCGASFSV from the coding sequence ATGTCTGTAGAAATGGCGTTGCCAATTGAGTTTTCTGATGCAGCGGCGACAAAAGTAAAAGCGCTCATCACGGAAGAAGAAAATCCTGCGTTAAAACTGCGGGTTTATGTTACTGGGGGCGGTTGTTCTGGCTTTCAGTATGGTTTCACTTTTGATGAGAAAGTGAACGACGGTGATATGACAATTGATAAAGATGACGTTACCTTAGTGGTAGACCCTATGAGTTTGCAATACTTAGTGGGCGGCGTTGTTGACTACGTTGAAGGTTTAGAAGGTTCACGCTTTTTAGTGCAAAACCCGAATGCAACCACCACTTGCGGATGCGGCGCTAGCTTTAGCGTGTAA
- a CDS encoding glutathione S-transferase family protein gives MKLYGSVTSPFVRRIRVVLSNTPHEFLDLQIFSGEDRELLASRNPTLKVPCLEDNGQLIFDSRVIYSYLASKLDHDSLSWEEENLLTLIDAANDSFVQLMLLKRSDIDINQDKLIIRLQKERIESVFSTLSKQLEAGGFSGWTYPEICLYSMVDWVLFRELHSFKDYPLLLEFHEKHRDRIELTATDPRQ, from the coding sequence ATGAAACTGTATGGTTCAGTAACATCTCCATTTGTACGTAGAATTCGCGTAGTACTTTCTAACACGCCCCATGAATTCCTCGATTTACAAATATTCTCTGGGGAAGACAGAGAGCTACTCGCATCGCGAAACCCCACCTTAAAAGTGCCTTGCCTAGAAGACAACGGGCAACTAATTTTCGATTCCAGAGTAATTTATAGTTATTTGGCGAGTAAACTTGACCATGACTCCCTGTCTTGGGAGGAAGAAAATCTGCTTACTCTGATAGATGCTGCTAACGATTCATTCGTGCAGTTGATGCTACTAAAGCGCTCTGATATCGATATCAATCAAGACAAGCTCATCATTCGTTTGCAAAAAGAACGTATCGAATCGGTTTTTTCGACACTGTCTAAGCAGTTGGAAGCGGGTGGATTTAGTGGCTGGACGTACCCTGAAATATGTCTGTACTCAATGGTAGATTGGGTGCTATTCAGAGAATTGCACAGCTTTAAAGATTACCCTTTGTTGCTGGAATTCCACGAAAAACATCGCGACCGTATAGAGCTAACCGCTACCGACCCACGTCAGTAG
- a CDS encoding D-2-hydroxyacid dehydrogenase produces MSIQSPTLNVSILSKDASALAEEIANAWPQSHALNICQAVTTSEQINPDEVEVLLADPNLAAEVIDQCTGLKWCQSTWAGNAPLLNLDKSDYILTGVKGVFGKLMREYVFAYLLQYARNIPAFAQNQNHQPPIWEESPRAPLTGKTLGILGAGSIAQALIPVAKSFEMKVISLSRSGQAVDGFDDVYVATDLLKFAQEADHVVNLMPDTPATTGVLNQAFFGALKPHSVFINAGRGSAIIEDALLNALDNGTLQAAVLDVFTQEPLPEKHPFWTHPKVVVTAHTAAVSSPEDVASVFVANAKRYIANEALLYQFDFNKGY; encoded by the coding sequence ATGTCAATTCAATCGCCTACACTCAACGTCTCTATACTCAGCAAAGATGCCAGCGCATTAGCCGAGGAAATAGCAAATGCATGGCCCCAGTCTCATGCTTTGAATATCTGCCAAGCCGTTACCACTTCTGAACAAATTAACCCTGACGAGGTTGAGGTATTACTTGCCGATCCTAATTTGGCGGCTGAGGTTATCGACCAGTGCACTGGCTTGAAGTGGTGCCAATCAACGTGGGCTGGCAATGCACCGCTGCTTAATTTGGACAAAAGCGATTATATACTCACTGGCGTAAAAGGCGTGTTTGGAAAGCTAATGCGCGAATATGTGTTTGCTTATCTCTTGCAATACGCACGCAATATTCCCGCGTTCGCGCAGAACCAGAATCATCAGCCCCCAATCTGGGAAGAAAGCCCTCGAGCGCCCCTTACGGGTAAAACCCTTGGTATTTTAGGCGCTGGCTCAATAGCTCAAGCTCTTATTCCTGTGGCAAAAAGTTTTGAAATGAAGGTCATAAGCTTATCGAGAAGTGGTCAAGCGGTAGACGGTTTCGATGATGTCTATGTAGCAACTGATCTACTCAAGTTTGCCCAAGAGGCCGACCATGTGGTGAACCTGATGCCAGATACGCCCGCCACTACAGGTGTATTAAACCAGGCTTTCTTTGGCGCACTAAAGCCTCATAGCGTGTTTATCAATGCGGGACGTGGAAGTGCCATTATAGAAGACGCGCTTTTAAACGCGCTGGATAACGGCACACTACAAGCAGCAGTCCTTGACGTATTCACCCAAGAACCACTGCCAGAGAAGCACCCATTTTGGACACACCCAAAGGTGGTAGTTACTGCTCATACTGCTGCAGTATCATCACCTGAAGATGTTGCTAGCGTATTTGTGGCTAATGCAAAACGTTACATAGCGAATGAGGCGCTACTCTATCAATTTGATTTCAACAAAGGCTACTGA
- a CDS encoding SRPBCC family protein: MFQFTLNVSLHAPISFLFAAFHEPEYLSEWFAPGNCTVSQIMSSFKEGGRYRIKVIEPNGVEIALTGEYVTILANEKLVFSWAWEDGVEETVMSSVDISFEETSEGEVALTLIHSGFNNQEECDQHQYAWMSCLEKLAVLADKQVAFN, translated from the coding sequence ATGTTTCAATTTACCCTGAATGTATCCCTTCATGCGCCCATCTCCTTTTTGTTTGCTGCGTTTCATGAACCTGAATATTTATCTGAATGGTTTGCACCGGGTAATTGCACGGTATCGCAGATTATGAGTAGCTTTAAGGAAGGCGGAAGATACCGCATAAAAGTGATTGAACCCAACGGCGTTGAAATAGCGCTAACGGGCGAATATGTGACTATCTTAGCAAACGAGAAGCTTGTGTTCTCTTGGGCGTGGGAAGATGGCGTAGAAGAAACGGTAATGAGCTCAGTAGATATCTCGTTTGAAGAAACAAGCGAAGGGGAAGTGGCGTTAACGTTAATTCATAGTGGTTTCAATAACCAAGAAGAATGCGACCAGCATCAATATGCATGGATGTCTTGCCTAGAAAAGCTTGCAGTATTAGCCGATAAACAAGTGGCGTTTAACTAA
- a CDS encoding alkene reductase yields MSELSLFKPLEWAGNTLQNRMVLAPMTRGRAGSDRIPNKIMGDQYVQRADAGLIITEATAISEEGIGWVDTPGIYTEEMVEGWRSINERVHEAGGKIILQLWHTGRASHSDFHNGDLPFSASAIAIEGDEIHTPKGKKPYEVPRAMTQDDIRRTVADFKHAAVNAKAAGFDGIEVHAANGYLLNQFLDSRSNQRSDEYGGSVDNRYRFLSEVMDAVLEIWPSEQVGVRLSPNGVFNDMGADDFRDTFTYVAQALNKLDLGYLHVMDGLAFGFHERGEPMTLAEFRALFDGMLMGNCGYTQEEAEKRISDGDADMIAFGRPWITNPDLPTRFKNNYPLAAFDDPSTWYGGGEEGYTDYNTYREESGKAAMESLT; encoded by the coding sequence ATGTCAGAGTTATCTCTGTTTAAACCACTAGAATGGGCAGGAAATACGCTACAAAACCGCATGGTATTAGCACCTATGACACGCGGCCGTGCAGGTAGCGACCGCATACCAAACAAAATCATGGGCGATCAATACGTACAGCGCGCCGATGCTGGCCTTATTATCACCGAAGCAACGGCCATATCAGAAGAAGGTATTGGCTGGGTAGACACGCCCGGAATCTACACCGAAGAAATGGTGGAAGGATGGCGCTCTATTAATGAAAGAGTGCATGAAGCTGGCGGCAAAATTATCCTTCAGTTATGGCATACCGGTCGTGCGTCTCATAGTGACTTTCATAACGGCGACCTGCCTTTTTCTGCATCTGCTATTGCCATCGAAGGCGATGAAATTCACACGCCAAAAGGTAAAAAGCCTTACGAAGTGCCAAGAGCAATGACACAAGATGACATTCGTAGAACGGTTGCTGATTTCAAACATGCGGCTGTAAATGCGAAAGCTGCAGGTTTTGATGGTATAGAAGTGCATGCCGCTAACGGTTACCTGTTAAATCAGTTTTTAGACAGTCGCAGCAATCAACGTAGTGATGAATATGGCGGCAGCGTAGATAATCGGTACCGCTTCCTTAGTGAAGTGATGGACGCTGTGCTAGAGATTTGGCCTTCAGAGCAAGTTGGAGTGCGTTTATCGCCTAACGGCGTATTTAATGACATGGGTGCAGATGATTTTCGCGATACGTTTACTTATGTCGCCCAAGCACTTAATAAGCTAGACCTTGGCTATTTACATGTGATGGATGGCCTAGCGTTTGGTTTTCATGAACGCGGTGAGCCTATGACACTTGCTGAGTTTCGTGCCTTGTTCGACGGCATGTTAATGGGCAACTGTGGTTATACCCAAGAGGAGGCAGAGAAACGTATTAGCGACGGTGATGCCGACATGATTGCTTTTGGGCGCCCTTGGATCACCAATCCTGATTTGCCTACGCGGTTTAAAAATAACTACCCGCTGGCAGCGTTTGATGATCCTTCAACATGGTATGGTGGTGGTGAAGAAGGTTATACCGATTACAACACCTACCGTGAAGAAAGCGGAAAAGCGGCCATGGAGTCCTTAACCTAA
- a CDS encoding carbohydrate porin, translated as MKHTFRWLKQKTLALKPFTLTSCYLLVSFSYPTFSAQDTSEYIEWQASYTGEAASNVEGGKREGSAYAGQLFLGAEIDLEKFAGWEKTKVHVAFTNRHGQNLAATHIGSSTSVQEIYGGQNSRLARLTVEKSFFDDQLQVEVGRTVANISFLGSELCQYFQTNSACGNPTFVFKTSNFTWWPVSSWGGHAKYWLSPEIYFHTGVYEENTPHQDLRDHGFDWSTDESTGVVVPVTLGYQTTWENDDYPKRYEIGGWYDGADYTYPAKDEKGNFAAVTGNDYATQNGRSGIFARFEQTILRPDLNSKRSVTIFGAVLTGTSGELIEDEYIKAGFVKRGTFEGRDEDTIGFVFTQQFYSEDAIEDQRVLREANGGSGRPASSQTMMELSYGVHINDNIRVQPNVHYIINPDQFSERDRLQSLDDVWVVGVRFDVNLAGLLLR; from the coding sequence ATGAAGCATACTTTTCGTTGGTTAAAGCAAAAAACTCTGGCTTTAAAGCCATTTACACTTACTTCCTGCTATCTATTAGTCAGTTTTTCTTACCCTACATTTTCTGCTCAAGATACATCGGAATACATAGAATGGCAGGCCAGCTACACGGGAGAAGCCGCTAGTAATGTTGAAGGGGGTAAGCGTGAAGGGAGTGCATATGCTGGTCAATTATTTTTGGGCGCAGAAATAGACTTAGAAAAATTTGCAGGTTGGGAAAAGACTAAAGTCCATGTGGCATTTACTAATCGTCACGGACAAAACCTTGCGGCCACGCATATTGGAAGCAGTACGTCTGTTCAAGAAATCTATGGCGGCCAAAACTCCCGTTTAGCCAGACTTACCGTAGAGAAAAGCTTTTTTGACGACCAGCTACAAGTAGAAGTTGGCAGAACTGTGGCTAACATCAGCTTTCTTGGTTCAGAGCTATGCCAGTACTTTCAAACGAATTCTGCCTGCGGTAACCCCACCTTTGTATTTAAAACCAGTAACTTTACATGGTGGCCTGTTTCAAGTTGGGGAGGTCACGCAAAGTACTGGCTATCACCTGAAATCTATTTTCATACTGGTGTGTATGAAGAGAACACTCCCCATCAAGATTTGCGTGATCATGGCTTTGATTGGTCAACGGATGAATCTACTGGCGTGGTCGTACCTGTGACGTTGGGCTATCAAACTACATGGGAAAATGACGACTACCCAAAACGCTATGAAATTGGCGGTTGGTATGATGGCGCGGACTATACCTATCCTGCTAAAGATGAGAAGGGTAATTTTGCTGCTGTCACCGGTAATGACTATGCAACACAAAATGGGCGCTCTGGTATTTTCGCCCGATTCGAGCAAACCATTTTACGTCCAGATTTAAATTCTAAACGCAGCGTTACGATTTTTGGTGCCGTGTTAACGGGCACATCTGGTGAGCTAATAGAAGATGAGTATATTAAAGCTGGCTTTGTTAAACGTGGTACCTTCGAAGGAAGAGACGAAGACACAATTGGTTTTGTCTTCACGCAACAATTTTATAGTGAGGATGCTATTGAAGACCAACGCGTATTGCGCGAAGCAAATGGCGGTTCAGGTCGCCCTGCAAGCAGCCAAACCATGATGGAGTTAAGCTACGGTGTCCATATTAACGACAATATTCGGGTTCAGCCCAACGTGCATTATATTATCAATCCAGACCAGTTTAGCGAGCGTGACCGACTTCAATCCTTAGATGATGTATGGGTGGTGGGCGTACGATTTGACGTAAACCTTGCAGGTTTACTACTGCGCTAG